Below is a genomic region from Streptomyces sp. NBC_00461.
CCCGGCCGCAGCGGTACATCATCCACAGGAACGACGGTTCGATCCACGTCAAGCCGCGTCCACAGCCCCATGCCTGGTTGCACTACCGATCGGAACCGCTCGCCGCGGTCCTTGTCAGCGGGGAGTCCTGCCCGCCCAGGTCGAGGCGGAATGGCGGGTACTCATCGGTCATCAGCGCGGCATAGGCAGCCACCCTTGCGACCCAGCGGGCCAGGCCTAGCAGGAAGTCGAAAAGGTGAACCGGGTAACGGGCGGTGAACGCCAGGATGATCACGGCGACCAGGGAGAGGAAGGGGATCAGACCGCCGTAACGCCAACTGTCCCCATTCCCTTCTGCCCAGCCACCGACGAACATCCCGACGACGATGTACTGCGGGATCGCCAGCAGCCACCACTTCACCAGGACCAGGCCGCGGGAGAGGCGCTCGGGATAGACGACGTCGAAGTGCGCTGGGTAGTCGGGCACATCCGCGAGGGTGAACGGCGGGTACCGGTCGGTGCCGAGCACGGTGTGGGCGTAATAGCTGACACGCCAGTTCCAGCGCAGTACGCCGACATTGAAGTCGAAGAGGGACCGGGGGAAGCGGCCGGTGAACAGGATGGCGAAGAACGCGACGACGGTCACGAAGACGAACGCAATCCACAGGAAGAACAGCACGATGTAGTGCGGGATCGCGAGGAGCCACTTCACCAGCCACAGCCATCTGGACAGCCCAGGATCGAGAGACCCCTCGATACGTACAGTGGACGCGGTGACAGGAATCATGTGGACCAACTCCCTTCGAGCGTCCCCGCCCGGCGGCCATCCGTCCGTGCCCGCGCCCAAACGGGTAGGCGGCAAGGCGGTCGCCTGATCATGAATTCAGGCTGACACGCGAGGTGGAAGGCCGCGACTCGGGCGGGTGCGCTTGCCCCGGAAAGAACAGCGGCCAGCGACGTCATTGCCACCAGCCAAACGAGCCTGGCAACGGCATCCTTGCTCGTCATCGACGGGGCACGGCTGCGAGATCCATGTCAAGCCGCGCTCATGTCCCTTCGTCCGCTCAGTGCGGCAGCGTCGCCGGGCTCCCGCCGTTCGCCTCGTAGCCCGCCACCGCCAGTGCCCGGTACACCGCGAACTCCGCGGCCGGGTCGGCGGACAGCGTCCAGGGGAGGGCTCCGATATGGCCGTCGATGTATATGAGTTGGTTCATGGCTTCGGACCAGCGCTCGGCGCGGACCAGGAAGAACACCAGCAGATGGCGTACGTGCGCCAGCATCGGGTCGTCGGGGCGGGCCGAGTGGACGGCGTGGAGCGCTCCGTGAATCGCCTTCGTCACGACCTCGCTCTGGTAGAAGCTCCTGACGAAGTTCACCTCGGGAAGGTGCTCGAAGACCGCGAACAGGGGCATGGCGGCGAGCAGCGAGCCCTGGGGAGCCCGCGCGGCCGCCGCCTCCGCGAAGGAGTACGCCAGCTCCCGCGAGCCGTGCCACTTCTCGCACCAGTAGTGCAGGGCGGCCAGGTGGGCGCCCATGTGCGTGGGGTCGCGGTCGAGGATCTTCAGCCACAGTTGCTCGAACTCCGGCTGGGGGTAGGCCAGTCCACGGGCCACCGACAGCTCGACGATGTACGGGATCGGGTCACCGGGAGCGAGC
It encodes:
- a CDS encoding DUF4389 domain-containing protein, whose translation is MIPVTASTVRIEGSLDPGLSRWLWLVKWLLAIPHYIVLFFLWIAFVFVTVVAFFAILFTGRFPRSLFDFNVGVLRWNWRVSYYAHTVLGTDRYPPFTLADVPDYPAHFDVVYPERLSRGLVLVKWWLLAIPQYIVVGMFVGGWAEGNGDSWRYGGLIPFLSLVAVIILAFTARYPVHLFDFLLGLARWVARVAAYAALMTDEYPPFRLDLGGQDSPLTRTAASGSDR